A region from the Aegilops tauschii subsp. strangulata cultivar AL8/78 chromosome 5, Aet v6.0, whole genome shotgun sequence genome encodes:
- the LOC141022824 gene encoding uncharacterized protein, with amino-acid sequence MDTSCGAENLKGLTGLSPFPLDPSLAPLLLFDDQHDGETIFLYSIPKRQLLGRRADGFRGHRYWLTPQGWVLMLHLESHDSFLWNPSTLERISLPPDQENLLQAAQSVRCLLSLKPTDPDCVVLVADLAHALIYYCHAGGNQWFEHEHEHGKSFNEGLTTLGGKFYAYDLYHDEHDQIVTLAFLPYPAFTTHGLLQQRFPIGYTRFHCGILECRGELFVLSFCYHGISVRHIARIVVRKLDVSNGAWLKVDTLGDMLIFYDSCRGYGASLDALQLGLRKRDCIYFLMPDDKALYVYDMKRGTTAMHNLGPSLRDSLVPQFLLPLASI; translated from the coding sequence ATGGATACGAGCTGCGGGGCGGAGAACTTGAAGGGGCTGACCGGCCTGTCACCGTTTCCGCTGGATCCAAGCCTCGCTCCGCTGCTGCTGTTCGACGACCAACATGACGGCGAGACCATATTCCTGTATAGCATCCCTAAGAGGCAGTTACTGGGCAGGAGAGCCGATGGTTTCAGAGGCCATCGTTACTGGCTAACACCTCAAGGATGGGTGCTCATGCTGCATCTCGAATCGCACGACTCTTTCCTCTGGAACCCATCAACTCTCGAGAGGATCAGCTTACCTCCAGACCAAGAGAATCTCCTTCAAGCCGCACAAAGCGTCAGGTGCCTTCTCTCGCTCAAGCCGACAGATCCAGACTGCGTCGTGCTCGTAGCAGACCTCGCGCACGCACTCATCTACTACTGCCATGCAGGAGGAAACCAATGGTTCGAGCACGAGCACGAGCATGGGAAAAGCTTCAATGAAGGTCTTACCACGCTTGGTGGCAAGTTCTACGCATACGACCTGTATCACGACGAGCACGATCAGATTGTCACACTAGCGTTCTTACCATACCCAGCGTTCACCACGCACGGCTTGCTGCAACAACGTTTCCCAATCGGGTATACCAGGTTTCATTGCGGCATCTTAGAGTGCCGCGGAGAGCTGTTTGTGCTAAGCTTTTGTTACCACGGGATATCTGTCCGGCATATCGCGCGAATTGTTGTGCGCAAGTTGGATGTCTCCAATGGAGCTTGGCTCAAGGTGGACACGCTCGGCGACATGCTGATTTTCTACGATAGTTGCCGCGGTTATGGAGCGTCGTTGGATGCACTCCAGCTCGGTCTAAGGAAACGGGACTGCATATACTTTTTGATGCCCGATGACAAGGCGTTGTACGTTTATGATATGAAACGAGGAACAACTGCTATGCACAATCTTGGACCCAGCCTTCGAGATTCTCTTGTGCCTCAGTTTTTATTGCCTTTGGCTTCGATTTGA